A stretch of Microbulbifer bruguierae DNA encodes these proteins:
- a CDS encoding vWA domain-containing protein — MARKKRRFTAFSLSFLDIMSCGFGAVALIFLIIKHGSDHDIKAENQDLAAEVNLLQEEVEFGREHMVLARNTLDSTSDELAKTQGLARRIIEQIEEIKGNIAEIDSSTDETDIARLQEKLKKLEQAKKQLEDENKKLGNNVRKFVGDGDRQYLTGLRLGGDRTLILLDSSASMLADELIKVIRTRNMSDAVKRDTEKWRRAKQTVSWLVSQFPQDSQYQIYTFNTGFRAAIVGTEDRWLNVDDRDQMDDAIKALDSVVPQNGTSLERIFTAINSMSPLPDNIILITDGLPTQGMNAPRGNTISGKERVKLFRDAIDVLPKSVPVNVILAPMEGDYHAASEYWRLAMDTQGSFLAPSKDWP; from the coding sequence ATGGCGCGTAAGAAAAGGCGGTTTACTGCTTTCAGCCTGTCGTTCCTGGACATCATGTCCTGTGGCTTCGGCGCCGTGGCCCTGATCTTTCTGATCATCAAACACGGTTCCGACCACGACATCAAAGCTGAAAATCAGGATCTGGCGGCGGAGGTCAATCTGCTGCAGGAAGAGGTCGAGTTTGGTCGCGAACATATGGTGCTGGCACGCAACACCCTGGATTCCACCAGCGACGAACTCGCCAAAACTCAGGGACTGGCCCGCCGAATCATCGAGCAGATTGAAGAGATCAAAGGCAATATCGCCGAAATCGACAGCAGCACCGATGAAACAGATATTGCCCGGCTGCAGGAAAAACTGAAAAAACTAGAGCAGGCCAAAAAACAGCTGGAGGATGAAAACAAAAAACTCGGCAACAACGTGCGCAAGTTCGTCGGCGATGGCGATCGCCAATACCTAACCGGCCTGCGCCTTGGAGGCGACCGGACTCTGATCCTGCTGGATTCGTCCGCCAGTATGCTGGCTGATGAGCTGATCAAAGTTATCCGCACCCGGAACATGTCCGATGCGGTAAAACGCGATACAGAGAAATGGCGCCGCGCCAAACAGACGGTGTCCTGGCTGGTGTCGCAGTTCCCCCAGGACAGTCAGTACCAGATCTACACTTTCAATACCGGGTTTCGCGCAGCCATCGTCGGCACCGAAGATCGCTGGCTGAATGTTGACGATCGCGACCAGATGGACGATGCCATCAAGGCGCTGGATTCCGTAGTACCGCAAAATGGCACCAGCCTGGAGCGAATTTTCACGGCGATAAACAGCATGTCACCGCTACCGGACAACATCATTCTGATCACCGACGGGCTGCCGACCCAGGGTATGAATGCGCCGCGCGGTAATACCATTTCCGGAAAGGAACGCGTGAAACTGTTCCGCGACGCTATCGACGTGTTACCCAAGAGTGTCCCGGTCAATGTCATTCTGGCCCCCATGGAAGGCGACTATCACGCGGCCAGTGAGTACTGGCGCCTGGCCATGGACACCCAGGGTTCCTTTCTTGCACCGTCCAAGGATTGGCCATGA
- a CDS encoding vWA domain-containing protein, with translation MSRKRNKRQQEEFSISFLDVICCGFGAIVLLLMIAKTVQPIVLEEAEVDLDGQVQELQEQLAEIRGETTILNRDLNAKKEQLDIETKRIAKLKGELETLQTLYARKTEGESEEGKIKGELTIALQTMTDEMKRLLGENYQRKNNVIGGIPVDSEYILFIIDTSGSMFNYGWDRMMQEMVNTLNLYPNVKGIQVMNDMGDYMFSNYRNKWIPDTPGRRTAVLERLRSWNPFSNSSPVEGIQKAVRTFYDPNKKISIYVFGDEFTGKSIRNVMMAVDRVNAQRGENSRMVRIHAIGLPIQFSRPMHLQKTGIDFAALMRELTYKNGGTFVGLNDFR, from the coding sequence ATGAGTAGAAAACGTAACAAACGACAACAGGAAGAATTCAGTATTTCCTTTCTGGATGTCATCTGCTGTGGCTTCGGCGCCATTGTTCTGCTGTTGATGATTGCCAAAACCGTGCAGCCGATTGTGCTCGAAGAAGCCGAGGTCGATCTCGACGGCCAGGTTCAGGAACTGCAGGAGCAACTGGCCGAAATCCGTGGTGAAACCACAATCCTAAACCGCGATCTCAACGCAAAAAAAGAACAGCTGGATATAGAAACCAAACGCATTGCCAAGCTCAAGGGAGAACTGGAAACCCTGCAGACCCTCTACGCCAGGAAAACCGAGGGCGAGAGTGAAGAAGGAAAAATCAAAGGCGAGCTTACCATCGCCCTGCAGACCATGACCGATGAAATGAAGCGGCTACTGGGGGAAAACTACCAGCGCAAAAACAATGTTATCGGCGGCATTCCCGTGGACAGCGAATACATCCTGTTCATCATCGACACCTCAGGCAGTATGTTCAATTACGGCTGGGATCGGATGATGCAAGAGATGGTAAACACCCTGAATCTTTACCCGAATGTAAAAGGCATTCAGGTGATGAACGATATGGGTGACTACATGTTCTCCAACTATCGCAACAAGTGGATCCCCGACACGCCTGGCCGGCGCACCGCGGTACTGGAGCGCCTGCGTTCCTGGAACCCATTCAGTAACTCCAGCCCGGTCGAGGGCATCCAGAAAGCGGTGCGCACCTTTTACGATCCCAACAAAAAAATCAGTATTTATGTATTTGGCGACGAATTTACCGGCAAATCCATCCGCAACGTAATGATGGCTGTAGACCGAGTCAACGCTCAGCGGGGTGAAAATTCCCGTATGGTGCGCATACATGCGATCGGTTTACCCATCCAGTTCTCGCGTCCTATGCACCTGCAGAAAACCGGGATTGATTTTGCCGCACTGATGCGCGAACTGACCTACAAAAATGGCGGAACCTTTGTCGGACTGAATGATTTCCGCTAG
- a CDS encoding M48 family metalloprotease has protein sequence MHTLNRLLAAILLATATGCAFNPATNRPDLVLMSEEKEIKIGREMHEKLVESTPIYNDPILTAYVEHVGQKVAKASDRPDLTYHFTIIDSQDINAFALPGGYVYINRGLLTYLHSEAEMAAVLAHEVGHITARHAVRQKTAATGAGVASVLSVLVTGSGVVGDVTNLWSTAAVKGYGRDMELEADRFGAQYMYNAGYDPQSMINVIALLKDQETFSRRRARIEGKKQQTYHGVFSSHPRNDVRLREVVEAAGKLPEDKKVTKQEYYREKTEGIVYGNNAQESEKNRFNHKSLGFSLLFPEGWKVENQRTAIVGTAPDNSATLSIRVDQRDGNQPADMALRGVYDVRTLEGDEALNQYSLEGHTGKLPTSGENTPDRVAVLFYGSRQYLLEGRISDKPKDKDAAAEYDNLFLTSIRSFRPLRKTDIVKPDIKRLRYVQANDKTTFGSLARHMEIGEYAEEQLRLLNGYYPRGEPKPGEWIKIVQ, from the coding sequence ATGCACACTCTCAACAGACTACTGGCAGCCATACTGCTGGCCACTGCGACCGGCTGCGCGTTCAATCCGGCGACCAATCGGCCAGATCTGGTATTGATGTCGGAAGAAAAGGAAATCAAGATCGGGCGCGAGATGCACGAAAAGCTGGTGGAGAGTACGCCCATCTACAATGACCCCATTCTCACGGCTTATGTGGAACATGTAGGACAAAAAGTTGCCAAGGCCAGTGACAGACCGGATCTCACCTATCACTTCACGATCATCGACAGCCAGGATATCAACGCCTTCGCCCTCCCCGGCGGCTATGTCTATATCAACCGCGGCCTGCTGACCTATCTGCACTCGGAGGCCGAAATGGCCGCAGTATTGGCTCACGAAGTCGGCCATATCACGGCACGCCATGCGGTGCGTCAAAAGACGGCAGCAACCGGTGCCGGGGTTGCCTCGGTACTCTCGGTACTGGTCACCGGCAGCGGTGTGGTAGGTGATGTCACCAACCTCTGGAGCACCGCCGCGGTTAAGGGATACGGCCGCGATATGGAGTTGGAAGCGGATCGTTTCGGTGCCCAGTATATGTACAATGCCGGCTATGATCCCCAGTCAATGATTAACGTGATCGCGCTACTAAAAGACCAGGAAACCTTTTCCCGCCGCCGTGCGCGTATAGAAGGGAAAAAGCAGCAGACCTATCACGGCGTATTTTCTTCTCACCCTCGCAATGATGTGCGTCTGCGGGAGGTGGTCGAAGCCGCCGGCAAACTGCCGGAAGACAAGAAAGTCACCAAGCAGGAGTATTATCGCGAAAAGACCGAAGGGATCGTGTACGGCAACAATGCGCAGGAAAGTGAGAAAAACCGTTTTAATCACAAGAGTCTGGGTTTTTCCCTGCTGTTTCCCGAAGGCTGGAAAGTGGAGAATCAGCGTACCGCGATTGTCGGTACCGCGCCTGACAATTCTGCGACACTGAGCATCAGGGTCGACCAGCGCGACGGCAATCAGCCGGCGGATATGGCGCTACGCGGTGTGTATGATGTGCGCACGCTGGAAGGAGATGAGGCACTCAATCAATACAGCCTGGAAGGCCATACCGGCAAGTTACCCACCTCTGGAGAGAATACGCCCGATCGCGTGGCGGTGCTGTTTTATGGCAGCCGCCAGTATCTTCTTGAAGGCAGGATCAGCGACAAACCCAAAGACAAAGATGCGGCCGCGGAATATGACAACCTGTTCCTGACCAGCATCCGCAGCTTCCGGCCACTGCGCAAAACCGATATCGTCAAACCAGACATCAAGCGTCTGCGCTATGTGCAAGCCAACGACAAAACCACCTTCGGCTCCCTTGCGCGCCATATGGAAATTGGTGAATATGCCGAGGAGCAACTGCGTCTGTTGAATGGCTACTACCCCCGCGGTGAACCGAAACCCGGGGAATGGATCAAGATTGTGCAGTAG
- the glpQ gene encoding glycerophosphodiester phosphodiesterase, with translation MTLLVAHTLPAFAESNGHAPPIVIAHRGASGYLPEHTLEAKTLAYAMKVDYIEQDLVMSKDNHLIVMHDIHLDGVTDVADRYPNRAREDGHYYTIDFTLPELKQLQVTGPFALSQGKRIPKYGRRFPLWKSRFQLATFDEELELIQGLNASLGYGIGIYPEIKKPYFHQREGRDISKAVLETLKKYGFTSSRQKVFLQCFDAEELQRIRHKLMPDLEMDLPLVQLIAETDWGEKQVIDDGRLKNYDYAWMRTDSGLQKIASYAQGIGPWFPMLIDNTTERFTANGLTSTAQSLGLLVHPYTFRADPEQISEVAGDFDKLLAVFLEDIGVDGIFTDHPDKAITFITTHKRPNKIQASRELPVR, from the coding sequence GTGACCTTACTAGTGGCCCACACCTTGCCCGCGTTTGCCGAATCAAATGGCCACGCTCCCCCCATTGTCATTGCCCACCGCGGTGCCTCCGGCTATCTACCTGAGCACACCCTGGAGGCCAAGACACTGGCTTACGCCATGAAAGTGGATTATATCGAGCAGGATTTGGTGATGAGCAAAGACAATCACCTGATCGTGATGCACGATATCCATCTGGACGGCGTCACGGATGTCGCAGACCGGTATCCGAACAGAGCCCGGGAAGATGGGCACTACTACACCATCGACTTCACCCTGCCGGAACTCAAGCAATTGCAGGTAACCGGCCCTTTTGCCCTCTCGCAGGGCAAACGCATCCCGAAATATGGAAGGCGCTTTCCACTGTGGAAATCCCGGTTTCAGCTCGCCACCTTCGATGAAGAACTGGAGCTGATACAGGGGTTGAATGCATCACTGGGCTACGGGATTGGTATTTATCCGGAAATCAAAAAACCTTACTTTCACCAACGGGAAGGGCGGGATATTTCCAAGGCCGTGCTGGAAACATTGAAAAAATACGGTTTTACGAGCAGTAGGCAGAAAGTCTTCCTACAGTGCTTCGACGCTGAGGAGCTACAGCGAATCCGCCACAAATTGATGCCCGATCTGGAAATGGACTTGCCGCTGGTACAGCTGATCGCCGAAACCGATTGGGGAGAAAAACAGGTAATTGATGATGGACGCTTGAAAAACTACGATTATGCCTGGATGCGTACCGACTCGGGCTTACAGAAAATTGCCAGTTACGCCCAGGGTATCGGCCCTTGGTTTCCAATGCTGATCGACAACACAACGGAACGCTTCACCGCGAACGGCCTGACTTCGACCGCACAATCACTCGGGTTACTAGTACACCCCTACACCTTCAGAGCCGATCCGGAACAGATTTCCGAAGTGGCAGGCGATTTTGACAAGCTGCTGGCAGTTTTTCTCGAAGATATCGGCGTAGATGGTATTTTCACAGACCACCCGGATAAAGCGATTACCTTTATCACCACCCACAAGCGCCCCAACAAGATCCAAGCCAGCAGAGAACTGCCAGTACGTTAA
- a CDS encoding sensor domain-containing diguanylate cyclase → MRIWTPEQLSKAHTGETALLSFLFGGVALIGLFSLIVGLTTGEASFLIYFGYGLSKIVAWGTILGFTHEYLLVGEFHWSYMSATAALSILCGVIFDRVFLQTRKHTPRLDYLLILMIVNALVLLGSAIFQIKVAALMSITLAMLLYPVSTVIALVRWRQGSSEAAIFAIGWTTLLAGLFFQALRDMGYVEHNLVNYYLPPLSSFIELVTIMIAMGMKLRRVRLLGLESERQYRRHLEQSKMKLEGLVRARTEELEKAKLQAELEARTDPLTGIRNRRSFLADGELCLKRARRKGEPVSLLMFDIDHFKSINDNHGHGIGDEALRLFSKTIQTKIRETDVFGRLGGEEFALLITETPEDSLYTAERLRNKIAAISLPYPAGSVHFTSSVGVAHGDEGQSIEQLLREADRALYVAKARGRNVVVEYATGHKGEPGSEYSRQNSVAEPA, encoded by the coding sequence ATGAGGATCTGGACACCGGAGCAACTGAGTAAAGCGCACACCGGGGAAACCGCACTACTGTCATTTCTGTTCGGCGGTGTAGCTCTGATTGGGCTGTTTTCGCTGATCGTGGGGCTGACCACCGGCGAGGCCAGTTTCCTGATCTACTTCGGTTACGGTCTTTCCAAGATAGTGGCCTGGGGCACTATTCTCGGTTTTACCCACGAATACCTGTTGGTGGGTGAGTTCCACTGGAGCTACATGTCCGCCACAGCTGCATTGAGTATCTTGTGCGGTGTTATCTTCGATCGTGTCTTTCTGCAGACCCGCAAGCACACCCCGCGACTGGATTACCTGCTGATCCTGATGATAGTCAATGCTCTGGTATTACTGGGAAGTGCAATATTCCAGATCAAGGTTGCGGCGCTGATGAGCATCACCCTGGCGATGCTGCTCTACCCCGTGTCCACCGTTATCGCGCTGGTGCGCTGGCGGCAGGGTTCCAGTGAAGCGGCGATCTTCGCGATTGGCTGGACTACGCTGCTGGCGGGGCTGTTTTTTCAGGCCCTGCGGGACATGGGCTACGTAGAGCACAATCTTGTGAATTACTATCTGCCGCCGCTCAGCTCCTTTATCGAACTGGTCACCATCATGATTGCTATGGGAATGAAGTTGCGTCGGGTAAGACTTTTAGGGCTGGAGTCGGAGCGGCAGTATCGGCGTCATCTTGAGCAGTCCAAGATGAAACTGGAAGGATTGGTGCGGGCGCGCACGGAGGAATTGGAAAAGGCCAAGTTACAGGCCGAGCTGGAGGCCCGTACTGATCCGCTGACTGGCATTCGCAATCGCCGCAGTTTTCTGGCAGACGGGGAACTCTGTCTCAAGCGTGCGCGGCGTAAAGGCGAGCCGGTGAGCCTGCTGATGTTCGATATCGACCACTTCAAATCCATCAACGACAACCACGGACACGGAATAGGGGATGAGGCTCTGCGTCTGTTCAGTAAAACAATCCAGACGAAAATTCGCGAAACAGATGTGTTTGGGCGACTTGGTGGTGAAGAATTCGCACTGTTGATCACTGAGACTCCGGAGGACTCCCTGTATACCGCAGAAAGGCTGCGCAACAAAATTGCAGCTATCAGCCTGCCGTACCCGGCGGGCAGTGTGCATTTTACCTCCAGTGTGGGTGTGGCGCACGGTGATGAAGGGCAGAGTATCGAGCAGCTGCTGCGCGAGGCGGATCGCGCCCTGTATGTAGCCAAGGCGCGTGGCCGCAATGTGGTCGTTGAGTACGCGACCGGGCACAAAGGGGAGCCGGGCTCTGAATACAGCCGCCAGAACTCGGTAGCAGAGCCGGCTTAA
- a CDS encoding 7TMR-DISMED2 domain-containing protein produces MGARWLLILFFYLLLFVVAGAGRPVSAAALAGAVIDVGVVENGSQRTGLSAIWHDPSGNAGLSQAVQAWQDGVFEPLHSAGSTGLQKGSHWSYFILRNPTTTPLTLHLEYIDHQLIGLAAFQRDLDGSGAEQKHSDTAIAFAEIASLEMGTPFSTRPVPHNRFVVPVALQPGTSYEFLVRFDSREAGFAFPS; encoded by the coding sequence TTGGGGGCGCGCTGGTTACTTATCTTGTTTTTCTACTTGCTGTTGTTCGTGGTTGCCGGTGCGGGGCGTCCAGTTTCGGCTGCGGCACTGGCTGGTGCGGTGATTGATGTCGGCGTTGTGGAAAATGGCAGCCAGCGCACCGGACTGTCCGCTATCTGGCATGATCCCAGTGGTAACGCGGGACTTTCACAGGCTGTACAGGCGTGGCAAGACGGTGTTTTTGAACCGTTGCACAGCGCGGGTTCTACAGGGTTACAAAAGGGGAGCCATTGGTCGTATTTCATCCTGCGAAACCCAACGACCACCCCGCTCACACTGCATCTTGAATACATCGACCACCAGTTAATAGGGCTGGCGGCTTTTCAGCGGGATCTTGATGGGAGTGGCGCTGAGCAAAAACACTCGGATACTGCAATAGCGTTCGCCGAAATTGCCAGTCTGGAAATGGGTACCCCGTTTTCAACACGCCCGGTACCGCACAATCGTTTCGTCGTGCCTGTGGCGTTGCAACCGGGGACTAGCTATGAGTTTCTGGTGCGGTTCGATTCCAGGGAAGCGGGATTTGCTTTCCCTTCATGA
- a CDS encoding enoyl-CoA hydratase, which produces MQSQCEEIQVQVQDRVLEITINRPERKNALTMAMYSAMAELLNGAAADPEIRVVILTGIKGMFTSGNDLSDFLGGSATGEESPVFQFMSALYHFPKPVIAAVSGVAVGIGTTLLLHCDLAIAEDHAVFQMPFVNLGLCPEYGSSFLLPRIMGHAKASELLLLGKKFDAQTAADVNICNEVVYSGEALGRAREYARELVKKAPEALRLSKRLLRQGTFEKGWEVIREEVIHFHSRLQSEEFREAATAFLEKRPADFSKFD; this is translated from the coding sequence ATGCAGAGTCAATGCGAAGAAATTCAGGTCCAGGTGCAAGACCGGGTGCTTGAAATCACCATAAATCGGCCCGAGCGCAAGAATGCGCTGACCATGGCCATGTACTCGGCAATGGCAGAGCTGTTGAATGGTGCGGCGGCCGATCCGGAAATCAGGGTGGTCATCCTGACCGGTATCAAAGGGATGTTTACCAGCGGCAATGACCTGAGTGATTTTCTCGGAGGCTCTGCGACGGGGGAGGAGTCGCCGGTATTCCAGTTCATGTCTGCCCTGTATCACTTTCCCAAACCTGTGATTGCGGCGGTGAGCGGGGTGGCCGTCGGTATTGGGACCACACTGCTATTGCACTGCGATCTCGCTATCGCGGAGGATCACGCGGTGTTCCAAATGCCATTTGTTAATCTCGGGTTATGTCCCGAGTACGGTTCCAGTTTCCTGTTGCCGCGTATCATGGGGCACGCGAAAGCGTCAGAGTTGCTGCTGCTGGGGAAAAAATTTGATGCGCAGACTGCGGCAGATGTGAATATCTGCAACGAAGTCGTGTATTCCGGTGAGGCCCTGGGACGCGCGCGCGAGTATGCCCGGGAGCTGGTAAAAAAAGCACCGGAGGCATTGCGTCTGAGCAAGCGGTTGCTGCGTCAAGGCACCTTCGAGAAGGGGTGGGAAGTGATTCGGGAAGAGGTGATACATTTTCATTCGCGCTTGCAGTCGGAAGAATTTCGCGAGGCAGCGACCGCATTTCTGGAAAAACGGCCTGCGGACTTTTCAAAATTTGATTGA
- a CDS encoding tryptophan 2,3-dioxygenase, giving the protein MTVTYSSYLKVDELLRCQQPLSDGPEHDELLFIVIHQSYELWFKQLLHELDFLVRLFNTGERNRALHTLKRVDTIYRTLIQQVDILETLTPLEFMSFRDRLSTASGFQSYQFRELEFLYGAKDAKKLSNYEPGSNHFERLQKRLEAPTLWDAFLRFLAHEGHDIPVAVLERDYSQVAEPSAAVQKVLVDVYRNDPLVSEICEALVDIDTSLQQWRYRHVKMVERTIGSKMGTGGSSGVGYLQSTLFKPVFPDLWAIRSEF; this is encoded by the coding sequence ATGACGGTGACATACAGCTCCTACCTGAAGGTGGACGAACTGCTGCGGTGCCAACAACCGCTTTCCGACGGGCCGGAGCACGATGAACTGCTGTTTATCGTGATACACCAGAGCTATGAACTCTGGTTCAAGCAGCTGTTACACGAACTCGATTTTCTTGTGCGCCTTTTCAATACCGGTGAGCGCAACCGCGCCTTGCATACCCTCAAGCGGGTAGACACCATATATCGGACCCTGATTCAGCAGGTGGATATTCTCGAAACACTGACCCCCCTGGAATTCATGTCATTCCGCGACCGGCTGTCCACTGCCAGCGGCTTCCAGTCTTACCAGTTCCGGGAGCTCGAATTCCTCTACGGAGCCAAAGATGCGAAAAAGCTGAGCAACTACGAACCGGGTTCAAACCACTTCGAGCGCCTGCAGAAACGCCTTGAAGCACCGACCCTGTGGGACGCTTTTCTACGCTTTCTCGCCCATGAGGGACATGACATTCCCGTAGCGGTACTGGAGCGTGATTACAGCCAGGTAGCAGAACCCTCTGCGGCAGTGCAGAAGGTTCTGGTCGACGTGTATCGCAACGATCCACTGGTCAGCGAAATCTGCGAGGCACTGGTAGACATAGACACCTCCCTGCAGCAGTGGCGCTACCGCCACGTTAAGATGGTAGAACGCACCATCGGCAGCAAAATGGGGACAGGCGGTTCCAGCGGTGTTGGGTATCTGCAGAGCACCCTGTTCAAGCCGGTATTTCCCGACCTGTGGGCGATCCGCTCGGAGTTCTGA
- a CDS encoding ExbD/TolR family protein: MSRRRGKAVEEEKADIDLTPMLDVVFIMLIFFIVTASFVKEKALDVNVPDPDQTEQTPPDPDKQNILLMVNSADEIWMGKSRIDSRAVRARIAQLYAENPQAIVIVRAHNKSSADTYVTIADAAKAVNPNIQVSLVPFEDKKR; the protein is encoded by the coding sequence ATGAGTAGACGACGCGGTAAGGCCGTAGAAGAAGAAAAGGCCGATATCGACCTGACGCCCATGCTGGACGTTGTGTTCATCATGCTGATCTTCTTTATCGTTACGGCATCCTTCGTAAAAGAGAAGGCGCTGGATGTGAACGTACCGGATCCAGATCAGACTGAGCAGACTCCGCCGGACCCCGATAAGCAGAATATTCTGCTGATGGTGAACTCCGCCGACGAGATCTGGATGGGGAAAAGCCGCATCGACAGCCGTGCAGTACGTGCCCGTATCGCGCAGCTTTATGCGGAAAACCCACAGGCCATCGTGATTGTCCGTGCGCACAACAAGTCCAGTGCCGACACTTATGTGACCATCGCGGATGCGGCGAAAGCGGTAAACCCGAACATTCAGGTATCCTTGGTGCCGTTCGAGGACAAAAAGCGCTAA
- a CDS encoding methylglyoxal synthase: MEYIDKPIAAQKRIALVAHDNRKAGLIGWCLEHQDILARHQLLGTGTTGSQIEAATGLAVEKLFSGPMGGDQQLGAKICQGEVDILIFFWDPFEPMPHDPDVKALLRIAAVWNIPVACNASSADMMIQSALMARSFPRQIPDYQGYLAARKSELAV; the protein is encoded by the coding sequence ATGGAATATATCGACAAGCCCATTGCTGCACAAAAGCGCATTGCACTGGTGGCGCACGACAATCGCAAGGCCGGCCTGATTGGGTGGTGTCTAGAGCATCAGGATATTCTCGCGCGGCACCAGTTGCTGGGTACCGGTACTACCGGAAGCCAGATCGAGGCCGCAACCGGGCTGGCCGTGGAGAAGCTGTTCAGTGGCCCCATGGGGGGCGATCAGCAGCTGGGGGCCAAAATCTGTCAGGGAGAGGTGGATATCCTTATTTTTTTCTGGGACCCTTTTGAACCCATGCCCCACGATCCGGATGTAAAAGCGCTGTTGCGGATTGCGGCGGTGTGGAATATTCCTGTAGCCTGCAATGCCAGCAGTGCCGACATGATGATCCAATCGGCGCTGATGGCTCGCAGTTTTCCCCGGCAGATTCCCGACTATCAGGGGTATCTGGCTGCTCGCAAGAGCGAACTGGCTGTGTGA